The nucleotide sequence CATACGCAAACATCATTAATAGATATCTTATCTTGTTCTCCAACTTATTCAGCTCTAACACTCTGAATGAACCTAATAATCCCAACCATATGCCCATATTTATCATAAACCACGGGCTTGCTGTTATTGTAGCAAAAACAGAGAGAAAATCCATCAAGGCAAACAAGGGGTTAGTCAAAGGAAAGAAACCAAAATTACTATACAAGCCCATAGCACTACTTATCATCCCTGTTTCAAAATTCAATATTCCACTGGCAAACCAAGAAAGAGAAAACGCCTGGAAGAGAAGTAGGAAAGCCACTCTAGGGTTACTCAGGTAATTAACCTTTCTCTCGATACCGAACTTTACCCTATACATTAAATATGTGGAGACCACTAAACCCAGAACTACAGTATAGTACATGGGTAAATTATAAGCTTGCGATAAAAATTCAAATGAATATACGACGACGAGAACAGATAAGATGTCTATTAGCTTATATGGATAGTTTGTTAGTGACAACCTCTTATAGTATACACTCTGAAACAGAAATCCAATAAATACCATAGTTGCAAACGTAACTGGTACAGTTAGGAAAGGAATCAGTAGTACTACCAAGATCGTAAATATATACGAATGTCTAAAAATGTAGTCAACAAAACTACTCAGGATCTTCAAATTATCCATCTTATCACCAACTTGGATTAAATATCAATTATGTAAAAATAAAAAAACAGATTATATTTACCTTTAATCACCATATTGAACGAGATGTTTGTTGTTTTATATTGGGTATGGGTATATTGCTGGGTCGCTAAAGTATAACACCATGTTCGAGTTCGTAGCTGACATTAATTGACTTGGTGATGTTATACCTGGCACAACAACCTGTAAGTCAGTGTTAACAAGTGTAGTCCATATTGGGTTCTTAGCATTAGCCATTCCAACTGCACTATCATAGGTCATCATTGCGTTCTCAAGAGCCTGAATATTGTTCAAACAATTTGCTGTTGGGTTAGTTGTGTTTGATGGCACTATAGCCTGGCATTGACCTGTTATTGGGTTGGGGAATATGTTGGGATCAAATACCAACACAACAACAATATACCACGGTATACTCTGGTTTGTGGTAAATGTGACCAAGTGGTCGTGGGCTGGTGTTGGTAATACACCCTCTGGTAGGCCAAACACACCATTCTTATAACCCAAAGCCTGCTCAACAGCAGTAAAGGCTGGGGAGTAGATGTAGGTCATGTGGTCAGGACAGGCAGTCATTGTCCCAGCAGCACCACACTGTGTAGTAATAATATAAGTCACGTTGTTATAAGTAAATGTTGGGAAGCCCTGGGAAGTTGCACCAAGTTGTGTAACACCAAATATTGAGAGACCAGCAAAGGCAGGGACTAAAACAAACACAGGGGCAGCATTCTTGGGGAATGCTGAAATATTACCAGCACCGACTTCACAACCCATTGCAACCTTGCTCTGGTTAGTCTCATTGGGGAAGAATGTTGTAGCAGGGGGAGTACACATGAACTGGGCAGTGTACTGGAATGTTATAACCTGGCCATTGTAAAAGGCACCAGAGGAGTTAACAGTAACAGGCTTAGTCAAAGTAGAAGTAACTGTAGTAGTTCCAGCTGGTACTGTTGTGGTAACAGTAGTGGCTGGACCAGTGGACTTAGTCGCATATAGTACAAAACCTACGGCAGCTATTATGATTAAGATTACAACTACTGCGGCGAATACAGTATTAGATACGGCTTTTTCTATTTTTCCCTTACCTTTTTTCACAATATTTCACTTCTTTCATGTATGGCTAAGGCTATTTTAAAAATATATTTAAAAAATTCTAACGGAAAAGGAAAAACAGGTTTGAAAAATTCTAACGGAAATATTTAAACCTGATATTATCACCTTAATTCATGAGAGGATCGACCTAAGTTACTGTCCACAGTTCCGACAAATTTAGCCCTCTTTGACATTTGACTATAATCATAGTTGATCCATCTCCCTAAGTTGGCACAAACTGGTCTAAATATATCTGATCTACTGTCGCTTAATACATCATTAATCCATTCAGGCACCCAGCTCATAATATGTGTCGTCATAAAGTTATATTCGTCCATGACTATTTTAGATATGTCCCCATTATCCTTTGATAAATTTATTTCCTCTCTGATCAAGAATGACATAAATCCTAAGATAGTAGATATATGGTCAGGCTCATGCATGAAACTTCTGCTTTTCATCACTAAACCTCTCGTAGTGTAAAATCTAACTATATCATTGTATCTAAAGGTCGTTATTCCCTCGCCTATAAGTAAGTAATTTCTCTTACTTTCTACCGGAGTTAGAGGTTTATTTCCAAAACCGGTAAGGAATAATGTAGTGTACTCAATTAGGTAGTCCTTCTTCGATTTACTCTTGAACTTCTTCCTTATTTCGAACATATCCACGTTGGCTAACTCCTTTAATATGCCTCCTACTTTTTCAGTTACGTCATTCAACTTATCTAACATATCATTAAATTCCTTGTCCTCAATTTTATACAGAAAGATTTCAGAAAAAATATCATATACTAAAAATCTTAGAATTCCTTGGTCACTAGACATAGGAGAACATCTTAACTACTGGAGTTATTGCTTTGAGTTGTTGTACTGTTGGTTCCCTGTGACCCTAATTGAACCACACCTGTTGCAGTCCAGACGTTGAAGTACTCTTCTTGGGATAGTAACTCTACATCCTCATTCCCTGCATAATCACTTCTCCATGGTAAGTAACCGCTGGCAGGATTTGCTCCAGTCTCAGGTCCCATCACAAATCCACCTTTATCCACAAACAGTATAGTTCCTGGATCTGTAGGATCCAATATATTTGCCCAGATTCTAGCCTGAACCATGCATCCGTGAATACATGCTGGAATTCTCTCCTCTGGTGGTATGGTTGTATCGTATAGTCTATCAAAACAATGGGTACACTTTTTCACAACTCCTTGAACTGGATCAAAGAACCTGTTACCATAGGGGCAGCCATAAATGCAGTATTTACAACCTATGCATTTGTTATAGTCGACAAGGACTATACCGTCTTCAACTCTCTTGAAAGTTGCCCCCACTGGACATACTGGTACACAAGGGGCATTCATACAGTGGAAGCAGTTTATTGGTATATTATAAACCTTAGTTTGGGGCCAATTCCCCACTTCAACGTTTAGCAC is from Sulfolobus acidocaldarius DSM 639 and encodes:
- a CDS encoding TorD/DmsD family molecular chaperone, which produces MSSDQGILRFLVYDIFSEIFLYKIEDKEFNDMLDKLNDVTEKVGGILKELANVDMFEIRKKFKSKSKKDYLIEYTTLFLTGFGNKPLTPVESKRNYLLIGEGITTFRYNDIVRFYTTRGLVMKSRSFMHEPDHISTILGFMSFLIREEINLSKDNGDISKIVMDEYNFMTTHIMSWVPEWINDVLSDSRSDIFRPVCANLGRWINYDYSQMSKRAKFVGTVDSNLGRSSHELR
- a CDS encoding 4Fe-4S dicluster domain-containing protein, yielding MSSTNSTQPQQITLDMYQNGVEYRLPFKPSKNFAIITDLNKCFGCAGCQMSCKEWNTSGMFGPLPDLNPYGDLDVMFWLRVLNVEVGNWPQTKVYNIPINCFHCMNAPCVPVCPVGATFKRVEDGIVLVDYNKCIGCKYCIYGCPYGNRFFDPVQGVVKKCTHCFDRLYDTTIPPEERIPACIHGCMVQARIWANILDPTDPGTILFVDKGGFVMGPETGANPASGYLPWRSDYAGNEDVELLSQEEYFNVWTATGVVQLGSQGTNSTTTQSNNSSS